In Pseudomonadales bacterium, the genomic window GCGGCGAAAATCACTGCTTAGATCTATCAGCTGCAGTCGACTATTCATCTGCTGACTCCATCATAGCTATCGACGATAAAGCTTGGCAGTAACCGAGCACTTCTATCTCAGTTGCGCAGTAGCGTGTAAAGATCAGACCGCCAGCTACAGATACTTGATGAATCGTGAGCTCGGACTGCCGCCAATATGATGCTAAAACCCTTGCGGCAGAGCCAGTAGCCTGATCCTCTGCCACCGCAAACTGTGGCGCAAAATAACGCATTTCAACCACTGCATCGTTCAAGCGTCGACTGTAAATCACCGCATAAGCTGCATCAGCCAAATGCGCTAAGCTGGGGCGTTTTAGCAGGCTTAATTCACAATTATCTGGCCAGATCACAAGCATATAGCCGCCCTCGTCACCGGCTCGGGCACAGTCTATCGGCTGAACATCTGGCTGGCATGCGTTTAACCAAGATGGTGTTGCAGATGCAAAGAGCTGCAGCGGTTTAAAACGAAGGCGCACTTTATTGCCCTCAACATCACTGCTTAATAGACTTTCGCCCATTCTCAAGGTTAACGATGTGTTGGCATCTTGTAATAAACGCCGCTTAGACGCGGCGAGTAATCCATGACCACAGCATTGAATGGCCTTGCCGCGCTGATAACAGCTTACCCATAATTGTTGATTAGGCAGCCATTGGCAACAACAGATAGCTGAGTCAAATAAATCGGGTATCGCTTTCAGGATTGCTTGATAAACAGTAGCAGGATCTAACGAGACATCTATATCAGCGACAAGGCATAGATTACCTTTAGCAGCAAAGCTTGCATCACCAACAAAGCATTGAAAAGGCCGCAGCTGCGGCAAAGCCGTTTGCGAATCTACCGCGCTGAGTGACGGCGCAGCAGCATCACCCGTCTTGCAGTGAACTCCAATCCCTGATGGTATAGGCAAAACCAAACCCTGTGTTATGCAGTATTTATTTGAGTATCAGTATAGAACGAATTATTTAAAGAAGTCGAGCAACAGCGAGTGATATGGATTGACCAGCATGTCAGCGGCTGACGCCAAGCAATAACTGGTTTTTACTCAGCTAATTGCTCAGCAACGCTATCGAGCTTATCTTGCATACTTTGTGAACGGTCAACCCGGGTGCCTAGCTTAATCGTCGAGGTAATGCGAGGTGCGCCTTGCTGATGAACCGCCTCATGGCAAGCTTTTACAGCCGCCATGACTGCATCCCAGTCTCCCTCGATATTCGTACCATAGCTATGCATTTGATAATTGAGCCCGGTCGCAGCTAGGATTTTTTGACAGCTAGCAATATATGGTGAGAGAGAGACACCAACACCAAGCGGAATCAAACACAAATCAACCATTACCTGCATGGTAAAGTTCTCCTATAGCGGGCGATAAAAAAGGCGCTATCCGCGCCCTTTAAGTTTTGAAATATCGACTTGTTTATCAGCATGATAACTGGAGCGTACTAAAGGACCTGAAGCCACTGAAGCAAAACCCAGCTGCTCTGCAATTTGCGCAAGCTCATCAAATTCATCCGGGTGCACAAAACGATCAACCGGCAAATGGTTTCTGCTTGGCTGCAGATACTGACCCAAAGTTAACATATCAATATTGTGCGCGCGCATATCCTGCATTACCTGCACAACCTCCTGCTTGGTTTCACCAAGGCCAAGCATCAGGCCGGACTTGGTTAATACCTCAGGGCAGCGTTGCTTGTATTTTTTCAACAAGTCTAATGACCACTGATAATCGGAGCCTGGTCGAATCTTTTTGTACAGAGACGGCACCGACTCAAGATTATGATTAAACACATCTGGTGGCTCATCAGCTAAAATATCCAGTGCCACATCCATGCGGCCACGAAAGTCGGGGACTAAAACTTCAATATGCATATGTGGGCTGCGGCTGCGCATTTCTGCAATGCACTGGGCAAAATGATCCGCACCACCATCACGCAAGTCGTCGCGATCAACCGAAGTCACAACCACGTATTTTAAATTCATCTCCGCGCAGGCTTCAGCCAATTCACGTGGCTCATTAGGGTCAAGGGCTAATGGTCGCCCATGAGCAACATCACAAAACGGGCAGCGACGGGTACAAATTTCACCCATAATCATAAACGTGGCAGTACCGCCACTAAAACACTCGCCTAGATTAGGGCACTGCGCCTCTTCACAAACACTGGCCAGCTTGTGCTTGCGTAAGACACTTTTTATCCGGTTCACCTCTGGCGAAACAGGGATTTTTACCCGTATCCAATCAGGTTTTTTTGGTAACTCTTCGGTAGGAATTACTTTAACCGGAATGCGAGCCACTTTTTCAGCGCCGCGCAACTTTTCACCGGCGACCACTTTTTTCGGCTTTTTGTCGGATGTAATCATCTCGCTCATAGCTATACCAAAAACGAAAATGCCCACTCAACAAGCAGGCATTCCGTGTCATTTTTGTCAGTTTAATTAATACGCATTATACAATCATTCGGCGTATATCGGCCAACATTTGATTGAACATCAGCAGAAAACGGCCTGCATCCGCGCCATTCACG contains:
- a CDS encoding PhzF family phenazine biosynthesis protein, which codes for MPIPSGIGVHCKTGDAAAPSLSAVDSQTALPQLRPFQCFVGDASFAAKGNLCLVADIDVSLDPATVYQAILKAIPDLFDSAICCCQWLPNQQLWVSCYQRGKAIQCCGHGLLAASKRRLLQDANTSLTLRMGESLLSSDVEGNKVRLRFKPLQLFASATPSWLNACQPDVQPIDCARAGDEGGYMLVIWPDNCELSLLKRPSLAHLADAAYAVIYSRRLNDAVVEMRYFAPQFAVAEDQATGSAARVLASYWRQSELTIHQVSVAGGLIFTRYCATEIEVLGYCQALSSIAMMESADE
- a CDS encoding MTH1187 family thiamine-binding protein; translation: MQVMVDLCLIPLGVGVSLSPYIASCQKILAATGLNYQMHSYGTNIEGDWDAVMAAVKACHEAVHQQGAPRITSTIKLGTRVDRSQSMQDKLDSVAEQLAE
- the lipA gene encoding lipoyl synthase — translated: MSEMITSDKKPKKVVAGEKLRGAEKVARIPVKVIPTEELPKKPDWIRVKIPVSPEVNRIKSVLRKHKLASVCEEAQCPNLGECFSGGTATFMIMGEICTRRCPFCDVAHGRPLALDPNEPRELAEACAEMNLKYVVVTSVDRDDLRDGGADHFAQCIAEMRSRSPHMHIEVLVPDFRGRMDVALDILADEPPDVFNHNLESVPSLYKKIRPGSDYQWSLDLLKKYKQRCPEVLTKSGLMLGLGETKQEVVQVMQDMRAHNIDMLTLGQYLQPSRNHLPVDRFVHPDEFDELAQIAEQLGFASVASGPLVRSSYHADKQVDISKLKGRG